The Gillisia sp. Hel_I_86 genome has a segment encoding these proteins:
- a CDS encoding Gfo/Idh/MocA family protein, giving the protein MQTKTYNWGILGAGKIAKKFSEDLLSVPGANLYAVASRSLNKAEEFAENLNIAVSYGSYLELVEDEKVDIVYIATPHTFHFEHSLLCLQHKKAVLCEKPLGINLDQVETMITEARKEKVFLMEALWTQFLPHFNYVLDLVESKKYGELVGLEADFGFNAPFDPEKRIYNKKLGGGSLMDVGIYPVFLALSLLGKPREIKANAKIGKTGVDENCTIEFSYSNGVKAHLYSAIDETTPTMATLKFEEAEVVLNTRFHEPSSITIQLDGNEETIEFPVTTHGYNFEATHLQTMLAEGKKESTKMTFAKSLDLIELLDAIRKEIGLVYQ; this is encoded by the coding sequence ATGCAGACTAAAACTTATAATTGGGGAATACTGGGTGCAGGGAAAATTGCCAAAAAATTTTCCGAAGATCTCTTATCGGTACCAGGAGCAAATCTTTACGCAGTGGCAAGTAGATCGCTAAATAAAGCTGAAGAATTTGCTGAAAATTTAAACATTGCAGTTTCTTACGGGAGTTATTTAGAACTGGTTGAAGACGAAAAAGTAGATATTGTTTATATAGCTACTCCACATACATTTCATTTCGAGCATTCCCTACTGTGTCTTCAGCATAAAAAAGCAGTACTCTGCGAAAAACCTTTAGGGATAAATTTAGATCAAGTAGAAACCATGATCACCGAGGCTCGAAAAGAGAAGGTGTTTTTAATGGAGGCTTTGTGGACCCAATTTCTTCCACATTTTAATTATGTTCTAGACTTGGTCGAATCCAAGAAATATGGAGAACTAGTAGGTCTCGAAGCAGATTTTGGATTTAACGCCCCCTTCGATCCAGAAAAACGCATTTACAATAAAAAACTTGGCGGGGGGAGCTTGATGGATGTGGGTATCTATCCTGTATTCTTGGCTTTAAGCTTATTAGGAAAACCTCGAGAGATAAAAGCGAACGCAAAAATCGGAAAAACGGGCGTGGATGAAAATTGCACTATCGAATTTTCTTACTCCAATGGTGTAAAGGCTCATCTTTACAGTGCTATAGATGAAACTACTCCAACCATGGCCACTTTAAAATTTGAAGAGGCAGAGGTAGTTTTAAATACCAGATTTCATGAACCTTCCTCTATAACAATCCAGTTGGATGGGAATGAAGAAACCATCGAATTTCCGGTAACTACTCATGGCTATAATTTTGAGGCAACACATCTTCAAACTATGCTAGCAGAGGGCAAAAAAGAAAGCACTAAAATGACTTTCGCCAAAAGCCTCGATCTAATTGAATTATTGGATGCAATTAGAAAAGAAATTGGTTTGGTTTATCAATAA
- a CDS encoding mechanosensitive ion channel domain-containing protein has translation MMAIFYTYQNQIIYTTIIVVSLLIIQFTMKKAAHRVGKQSEIHITRTRLMFKYINILIFLVSVFLLSLAWGVGVKDLSIYFSSIFAVIGVALFAIWSILSNITSGIILFFSFPYKIGDKIKIHDKDAPIEGIIDDIKAFHIHLINDQGELVTYPNNLILQKAVSLIKKDVYLDEGKDSL, from the coding sequence ATGATGGCTATCTTCTACACGTACCAAAATCAAATAATTTATACCACCATCATCGTGGTTTCGCTACTTATCATTCAGTTTACCATGAAAAAAGCAGCACATCGGGTTGGAAAGCAAAGTGAAATCCATATTACCAGGACCCGGTTAATGTTCAAATATATCAACATCCTTATTTTCTTGGTATCGGTATTCTTGTTGTCCCTTGCATGGGGAGTAGGAGTAAAAGATCTTTCAATATATTTCTCCTCTATATTCGCTGTTATTGGTGTGGCATTATTTGCTATTTGGTCCATTCTTAGCAATATCACTTCAGGGATTATCCTATTCTTCTCTTTTCCGTATAAAATTGGAGATAAAATAAAGATCCATGATAAAGACGCTCCTATTGAAGGAATTATAGATGATATAAAAGCATTTCATATCCATCTTATAAATGACCAAGGAGAACTAGTGACCTATCCAAACAATCTAATTTTACAAAAGGCGGTTTCCCTAATCAAAAAAGATGTCTATCTGGATGAAGGGAAAGACAGCCTTTAG
- a CDS encoding KdsC family phosphatase, with protein sequence MEKNYKEYLNHVSTFIFDVDGVLTDGSIQVNTAGELLRTMNIKDGYALKTAELAGYNVCIISGGKNEGVRKRLRDLGITNIFLGVSDKVEQLKEFMDIYDINPAHVLYMGDDIPDLYVMKLVGMPCCPQDAAAEIKDISRYVSHKKGGKGCVRDVIEQVLKVQGKWLQNLDASKS encoded by the coding sequence ATGGAAAAGAATTATAAAGAATATTTGAATCATGTTAGCACGTTCATTTTCGACGTGGATGGCGTGCTTACCGATGGCAGCATTCAAGTAAATACTGCGGGAGAATTGCTTCGAACCATGAACATTAAAGATGGTTACGCACTAAAAACCGCTGAATTGGCCGGGTACAATGTGTGCATAATATCTGGAGGTAAAAATGAAGGCGTTAGAAAACGATTGAGGGATCTTGGAATTACCAACATTTTTCTAGGAGTGTCCGATAAGGTGGAGCAATTGAAGGAATTTATGGATATCTATGATATAAACCCAGCGCACGTTCTTTATATGGGCGATGATATTCCGGACCTATATGTGATGAAACTCGTAGGAATGCCGTGTTGCCCTCAAGACGCCGCCGCAGAGATCAAAGATATTAGTCGCTATGTTTCTCATAAAAAGGGCGGAAAAGGCTGTGTGCGAGACGTAATAGAGCAGGTCCTAAAAGTGCAGGGGAAATGGCTTCAAAATCTTGATGCTTCCAAAAGCTAG
- a CDS encoding Maf family nucleotide pyrophosphatase: MLKEKLKNHRIILASGSPRRHQFLKDLNIPFIINVKKVKEVYPGRLKHSGITDYLSELKAGVFRHELRKEDILITSDTIVWHENEALGKPETTKQAFEMLRSMSGKTHEVITSVTFTTSTFQSTVNATTKVTFKELSKEEIDYYILNYHPLDKAGAYGIQEWIGLIGITNVEGSYFNVVGLPTHLVYETLLEIASL, from the coding sequence ATGCTGAAGGAAAAATTAAAAAATCATCGAATTATATTGGCCTCTGGTTCTCCAAGAAGGCATCAGTTTTTAAAGGACCTAAATATCCCATTTATCATCAATGTGAAAAAAGTAAAAGAGGTTTACCCTGGGCGATTAAAGCATTCCGGAATAACCGATTACCTATCTGAACTTAAAGCAGGGGTATTTAGACATGAACTAAGAAAAGAGGATATTTTAATTACCAGCGATACCATTGTTTGGCATGAAAATGAGGCTCTTGGAAAACCGGAAACCACCAAGCAAGCATTTGAAATGTTACGATCCATGTCTGGGAAAACCCATGAAGTAATCACTTCGGTCACCTTTACAACTTCAACCTTTCAGAGCACGGTAAATGCCACCACAAAAGTCACTTTTAAGGAATTAAGCAAAGAAGAAATAGACTATTATATTCTAAATTATCATCCTTTGGATAAAGCTGGCGCCTACGGAATTCAAGAATGGATAGGTTTAATTGGGATCACAAACGTGGAAGGCAGCTATTTTAATGTTGTTGGACTCCCTACACATTTGGTTTATGAAACCTTATTGGAGATAGCTTCGCTATAA
- a CDS encoding DUF2911 domain-containing protein has product MKKVFLFMCAGLISLGASAQIEAPQPSPLAKIEQKVGLTDVTLEYSRPAVRGREIFGSLVPFGKVWRTGANANTKITFSDDVEIGGKKLAKGTYAIYTIPNKDSWEVVFYKDANNSGVPQEWDEAKVALKATAKVESMPFSMESFGIFVNEIKNDGAVLDFVWSNTAASLPFTVPTDAKTMASIEKVMNGPGANDFFAAASFYQESGKDLKKAHEWIKKATAMQEDAFWMWRKRSLIEAELGMKKEAISSAQKSLAMAEKAKNADYVKMNKDSLKEWGAM; this is encoded by the coding sequence ATGAAAAAAGTTTTTTTATTCATGTGCGCAGGATTAATCTCATTAGGAGCCTCTGCACAAATTGAAGCCCCTCAACCAAGTCCTTTGGCAAAAATTGAGCAAAAAGTAGGTCTTACAGATGTAACCTTGGAATATTCCCGTCCGGCAGTTCGTGGTCGTGAAATCTTTGGAAGCCTGGTTCCTTTTGGGAAAGTATGGCGAACAGGAGCCAATGCAAACACAAAAATCACTTTTAGTGATGATGTAGAAATTGGAGGAAAGAAGCTGGCAAAAGGAACTTATGCTATATATACAATTCCAAATAAAGATTCTTGGGAAGTAGTGTTTTACAAGGATGCCAACAATTCGGGAGTTCCACAAGAATGGGATGAAGCTAAAGTGGCTTTAAAAGCAACGGCAAAGGTAGAATCCATGCCTTTCTCTATGGAATCTTTTGGGATCTTCGTAAATGAAATTAAGAATGATGGTGCCGTTTTGGATTTTGTATGGTCCAATACCGCAGCTTCTTTGCCATTTACAGTACCAACAGATGCCAAGACCATGGCAAGCATAGAAAAAGTTATGAATGGTCCGGGAGCCAACGATTTTTTTGCGGCAGCTAGTTTTTATCAGGAAAGTGGGAAAGATCTTAAAAAAGCGCATGAATGGATCAAGAAAGCAACTGCAATGCAGGAAGATGCCTTCTGGATGTGGAGAAAAAGATCACTTATCGAAGCTGAACTAGGTATGAAAAAGGAAGCTATTTCCAGTGCACAAAAATCATTGGCGATGGCAGAAAAAGCTAAAAATGCAGATTATGTTAAAATGAACAAGGACTCTCTAAAAGAATGGGGCGCTATGTAA
- a CDS encoding geranylgeranylglycerol-phosphate geranylgeranyltransferase: MLLAVLKLVRVPNLAMILLTQVLIKYGLLDSFGISITLSGLGFSLLAIATICIAAAGNIINDIHDLETDSINKPEKVLVGTKIPFNLAYILYILLSIVGVGIGFFISNLIGKPGFSSIFITISALLYLYATYLKHIIIVGNLAISMLVAFSIIIVGLYDLLPVITPENQQTQSIIFSIILDYSLFALLLNWLREMVKDQEDIKGDYNAGRNTLPIAIGEKRTNLVIFLIGLLPLIAVVYYLYNYLFENLWAVLYALFLIVAPLLYFMIHIWTAENKRDYTKLSLLLKIIMLLGIISLGLYKFILR; the protein is encoded by the coding sequence ATGCTATTAGCAGTTTTGAAATTGGTGAGGGTTCCAAATCTAGCAATGATCCTTCTCACACAAGTCCTAATTAAATATGGCTTGTTGGATAGTTTTGGCATAAGCATCACCCTAAGTGGCTTGGGTTTTTCTTTGCTAGCAATCGCAACTATCTGCATCGCTGCTGCAGGAAATATTATTAACGATATCCATGATCTGGAAACCGATAGCATCAATAAACCCGAAAAAGTGCTAGTAGGCACCAAAATCCCATTCAATTTAGCGTATATACTTTATATTCTATTAAGTATCGTGGGAGTTGGAATTGGGTTTTTTATCTCCAATCTTATAGGAAAACCGGGCTTTTCATCAATATTCATCACTATTTCTGCGCTGCTATATCTCTACGCTACCTATCTAAAACATATTATAATTGTAGGGAATCTGGCAATTAGTATGTTGGTTGCCTTCAGTATTATCATTGTGGGACTTTATGATCTATTACCGGTCATTACCCCAGAAAACCAGCAAACCCAATCCATAATATTTTCCATTATTTTAGATTACTCGCTATTTGCTTTATTACTGAACTGGCTTCGGGAAATGGTGAAAGATCAGGAGGATATCAAGGGGGATTACAATGCTGGAAGAAATACGCTTCCTATAGCGATCGGGGAAAAACGAACGAACTTGGTGATATTTCTTATTGGCCTGTTACCGCTCATTGCGGTTGTCTATTACCTTTATAATTACTTGTTCGAGAATTTATGGGCGGTCTTGTATGCCTTATTTCTTATCGTGGCCCCTTTGCTTTATTTCATGATACATATTTGGACTGCGGAAAACAAAAGGGATTATACCAAACTCAGTCTGCTCTTAAAAATAATCATGCTTCTCGGGATCATCTCCCTGGGACTTTATAAATTCATATTACGTTAA
- a CDS encoding septum formation inhibitor Maf: MSSKFQPLLFGTFLLFLLSGCEENTSTEEVLLPERKLSEKFKSYWFNGEAEITSYKLDQSRYGEPREGTAVLMYVTEEFLPEAQVKANTKSDKTIPVLKLNATKNFNTGIYPYSIMQSTFYPLEGRSHALKVSASIQEWCGHVYIQLNNRDNFKIDSHSYFEGEADKESELSKTYLENEVWTQLRINPDLLPTGDIHMVPSFETLRLAHKETKAYDAMAEFYQDGEWSVYKISYQELKRDLKIYYSNIAPFKIEKWQEDSEVDGKLYTTTATKMKEIKSDYWTKKSNKDLHLREQLNLN, from the coding sequence ATGAGCTCTAAATTTCAGCCTCTCCTTTTTGGAACATTTCTATTGTTCCTTTTATCTGGATGTGAAGAAAATACTTCTACTGAAGAAGTCTTGCTTCCCGAACGAAAACTTTCAGAAAAATTCAAATCCTATTGGTTCAATGGGGAAGCAGAGATCACTTCGTATAAATTAGATCAATCCAGGTATGGCGAACCTAGGGAAGGAACTGCCGTGCTGATGTATGTTACCGAAGAATTCCTGCCGGAAGCTCAGGTAAAGGCCAACACCAAGAGCGACAAGACGATCCCTGTACTTAAACTAAATGCCACAAAGAATTTTAATACAGGGATTTATCCGTATTCCATCATGCAGAGCACTTTTTATCCTTTAGAAGGAAGGTCGCATGCGTTAAAAGTTTCCGCCTCTATCCAAGAATGGTGCGGTCATGTATATATTCAGCTAAATAACAGGGACAATTTTAAGATAGATTCGCACTCTTATTTTGAAGGGGAAGCAGATAAAGAATCGGAATTATCTAAAACATATTTGGAAAATGAAGTTTGGACACAATTAAGAATTAATCCCGATCTTTTGCCAACCGGAGATATTCACATGGTTCCATCTTTCGAAACTTTGAGACTTGCACACAAAGAAACAAAGGCATACGATGCAATGGCCGAATTCTATCAGGATGGGGAATGGAGCGTGTATAAAATAAGTTACCAAGAACTTAAAAGAGATCTAAAAATCTATTATTCCAATATCGCTCCCTTCAAAATTGAAAAATGGCAAGAAGATTCAGAAGTGGATGGGAAACTATACACTACTACTGCCACAAAAATGAAAGAGATAAAATCTGATTACTGGACCAAAAAATCCAATAAAGATTTACATTTGCGGGAGCAACTGAATTTAAATTAA
- a CDS encoding sodium:solute symporter — MQLIDWIILIGTLAFIVIYGVYKTKGSHSVKDYIGGGKDSQWWTIGLSVMATQASAITFLSTPGQAYHDGMGFVQFYFGLPIAMVIICMVFIPIYHRLKVYTAYEFLESRFDLKTRTLTALLFLIQRGLSAGITIFAPAIILSAVLGWNLTTLNIIIGVLVIIYTVSGGTKAVNVTQKQQMAVIFAGMFAAFFLIIQYLPADISFSNALDIAGASGKLDILDFSFDLDNRYTVWSGVIGGSFLALSYFGTDQSQVQRYLTGRSVREMQLGLIFNGILKVPMQFFILLVGVMVFVFYQFNLAPLNFNPAAQKAVLESEYSEEYRQLMVKNEDIQQKRKETSIRFGNGLETVSARELNQYKTELLELDSLEEANREEAKAMISNVSEDLETNDKDYVFIHFILNNLPRGLIGLLLAVILSAAMSSTASELNALASTTTIDLYKRNVSKEKSDEHYVKMSKWFTLGWGLLAILFASFASLFDNLIQLVNIIGSIFYGNVLGIFLLAFFIKHVNSNAVFIAALITQALIILIYKLGVLPYLWLNLVGCALVMLLALVLQSVIHSPDKLKNNAD; from the coding sequence ATGCAATTAATAGATTGGATCATTTTAATAGGAACCCTAGCGTTTATAGTTATTTATGGGGTCTACAAAACAAAGGGGAGCCACAGCGTAAAAGATTATATTGGGGGCGGGAAGGATTCCCAATGGTGGACTATCGGACTTTCTGTTATGGCAACCCAGGCAAGCGCGATTACATTTTTATCTACCCCAGGCCAAGCCTATCACGATGGGATGGGTTTTGTTCAATTCTATTTTGGTTTGCCAATTGCCATGGTAATAATATGCATGGTATTTATTCCCATTTATCATAGGTTAAAGGTTTATACCGCTTACGAATTTTTGGAATCCAGATTCGATCTTAAAACCAGGACTTTAACGGCATTGTTGTTTTTAATTCAGCGGGGACTATCTGCCGGAATCACCATTTTTGCACCGGCTATTATTTTATCGGCAGTCTTGGGATGGAACCTTACAACACTCAACATTATTATTGGGGTGTTGGTTATTATCTATACCGTTTCTGGTGGCACCAAGGCAGTTAATGTTACCCAAAAGCAGCAAATGGCAGTAATCTTTGCCGGGATGTTCGCTGCATTTTTCTTGATAATTCAATACCTACCTGCAGATATAAGTTTCTCCAATGCGTTGGATATTGCCGGAGCCAGCGGAAAGCTCGATATTTTGGATTTTTCATTCGATCTGGATAATAGATACACGGTTTGGAGCGGAGTGATTGGTGGGAGTTTTCTAGCCTTATCTTATTTTGGAACAGATCAAAGTCAGGTGCAGCGTTATTTAACCGGGAGATCGGTACGGGAAATGCAATTGGGACTTATCTTCAATGGAATCCTAAAAGTGCCAATGCAATTCTTCATTCTTTTGGTGGGGGTTATGGTATTTGTGTTCTATCAATTCAATCTGGCACCCTTAAATTTTAATCCGGCAGCTCAAAAAGCGGTGTTGGAGTCTGAATATTCGGAAGAGTACCGGCAATTGATGGTTAAGAATGAGGATATTCAGCAAAAAAGAAAAGAAACCAGTATACGTTTTGGCAATGGCCTGGAGACCGTTTCCGCAAGAGAACTCAACCAATATAAAACCGAACTTTTAGAACTCGACTCCCTAGAAGAAGCCAATCGGGAAGAAGCAAAAGCCATGATAAGCAACGTAAGCGAGGATTTGGAAACAAATGACAAAGATTATGTGTTTATCCATTTTATTCTGAACAACCTGCCAAGAGGCCTCATAGGGCTGCTACTAGCAGTAATACTATCGGCAGCGATGTCCTCCACCGCTTCAGAATTGAATGCTTTGGCTTCCACCACCACCATAGATCTTTATAAAAGAAATGTTTCTAAGGAGAAATCTGATGAACATTATGTGAAAATGTCCAAGTGGTTCACTTTGGGCTGGGGCTTGTTGGCCATACTTTTTGCCAGTTTTGCCAGTTTGTTCGACAATCTCATTCAGTTGGTGAATATTATTGGCTCTATTTTCTACGGAAATGTACTGGGAATATTCTTGCTGGCATTCTTTATAAAACATGTAAACAGCAATGCAGTGTTTATTGCCGCCCTTATTACCCAGGCTTTAATTATTTTAATCTACAAATTAGGGGTACTCCCTTATTTGTGGCTTAATCTAGTGGGATGTGCTTTGGTTATGTTGCTAGCACTTGTCCTGCAGAGCGTAATTCATTCACCAGATAAACTTAAAAACAATGCAGACTAA
- a CDS encoding PIG-L family deacetylase, which yields MRKILPFILVLFFITAQGQAPKKLNSVEIDQALKKLNFLGSVLYIAAHPDDENTRLISYLSSEVNARTGYLSITRGDGGQNLIGPELKELLGVIRTQELLAARRIDGGKQRFTRAIDFGYTKTPEETLQIWDKEVVLGDVVWAIRTFKPDIIINRFNHRTSGETHGQHTASALLSVEAFKLANDKNAYPEQLKHTEVFSPTRLYFNTSPWFYESQDAFDKADKSNFIQFDTGVYFPWNGLSNPEIAALSRSQHRSQGFGSSGSRGSQLEYLELIDGEVPETKGDLFAGIDTSWNRLKGGAAIGKILMEVEENYNFRDPSESLPKLVEAYKLINVLEDGYWKTIKTSEIKEIILASSGIYLEAISNTPYATLYQSVEVEFEAINRSDVSVELVSINVVSGSSSAEPKKTLNNNEAWREKLIYTIPKDAKYTSPYWLGENPNLGTYVVEDPKLVGLPEAPRMTKVIFNLKFYGETIPFEKELVYKTTDPVKGEIYQPFEIIPPVSASFNDKVLIYTNGAAKQINLTVTAQKENTKGKVSLKASKSWKIEPKEANFDIKNNGGTATLVFTVTPPKEQNEANLIPEITFEGRVYSDEVLRIDYEHIPLQTLALPAGTKLVKLNIKKKGGLVGYIEGAGDVIPESLEQIGYKVVKIVPEEIDAAALAKFDAIVLGIRAYNTLDILKFKQGELLKYVENGGTLISQYNTNRGLVLDNIAPYKLELSRDRVTEEDAKVEFLDPQHPVLNSPNKITPKDFENWVQERGLYFSDSWAPEFTPIFAMKDTNETSSKGSLLIAKYGKGHYIYTGLSFFRQFPEAVPGAFRLFANLISIGK from the coding sequence ATGCGCAAAATTCTTCCATTTATCTTGGTTTTGTTCTTTATTACAGCACAAGGACAAGCTCCTAAAAAATTAAATTCCGTAGAAATAGATCAAGCTCTTAAAAAATTGAATTTTTTAGGCTCTGTACTTTACATAGCTGCGCATCCCGATGATGAAAATACCCGGCTAATTTCCTATTTGTCCAGTGAAGTAAATGCAAGAACAGGTTATTTATCCATCACTCGTGGAGATGGTGGGCAAAACCTAATTGGGCCCGAGCTAAAGGAGCTATTAGGAGTTATTAGAACCCAGGAACTTCTAGCTGCAAGAAGAATAGATGGTGGCAAGCAACGTTTTACGAGGGCAATCGATTTTGGCTATACCAAAACTCCCGAAGAAACTTTACAAATATGGGATAAAGAAGTGGTACTGGGAGACGTGGTTTGGGCGATCCGGACTTTTAAACCAGATATAATTATTAATAGGTTCAACCATCGTACATCAGGAGAAACCCATGGGCAACATACCGCTTCTGCTTTGTTAAGCGTAGAAGCATTTAAGCTTGCGAATGACAAGAATGCCTACCCGGAGCAATTAAAACATACCGAGGTATTTTCCCCTACCCGTCTTTATTTCAATACGTCTCCTTGGTTCTACGAAAGTCAGGATGCGTTCGACAAAGCCGATAAATCCAATTTTATACAATTCGATACCGGCGTTTATTTCCCTTGGAACGGATTATCCAATCCAGAAATTGCAGCTTTAAGCCGAAGTCAGCATAGATCTCAGGGTTTTGGCAGTAGCGGAAGCCGTGGTAGCCAGCTTGAATATTTGGAATTAATTGATGGCGAAGTACCGGAAACAAAAGGTGATCTTTTCGCAGGAATCGATACTTCTTGGAACCGGTTAAAAGGAGGTGCAGCTATTGGAAAAATTTTAATGGAAGTAGAAGAAAATTATAACTTCAGGGATCCTTCGGAAAGCCTGCCCAAATTGGTGGAAGCTTATAAGTTGATCAATGTTCTTGAGGATGGGTATTGGAAAACCATTAAAACTTCTGAAATAAAAGAGATTATATTAGCCAGTAGCGGAATTTATTTAGAAGCTATAAGTAACACACCTTATGCTACTTTATATCAATCTGTTGAGGTTGAATTTGAAGCGATAAATAGAAGTGATGTTTCCGTGGAACTAGTCTCGATAAATGTTGTTTCTGGAAGCTCTTCCGCAGAGCCTAAAAAAACACTTAACAACAATGAGGCCTGGAGGGAAAAACTAATTTACACCATCCCAAAAGATGCAAAATACACATCTCCCTATTGGTTAGGTGAAAATCCGAATTTAGGAACTTATGTGGTGGAAGATCCAAAACTGGTTGGTTTGCCGGAAGCTCCAAGAATGACGAAAGTTATCTTTAACCTGAAATTTTACGGGGAAACTATCCCTTTCGAAAAAGAACTTGTCTATAAAACTACAGATCCTGTAAAAGGGGAAATATACCAGCCCTTTGAGATTATTCCTCCTGTATCAGCATCCTTTAATGATAAGGTGCTTATTTATACGAATGGGGCAGCCAAGCAAATAAATTTAACTGTGACTGCTCAAAAGGAGAATACAAAAGGTAAAGTTAGCTTAAAGGCTTCTAAATCTTGGAAAATTGAACCAAAAGAGGCAAATTTTGATATAAAGAACAATGGCGGAACCGCCACACTTGTTTTTACGGTAACTCCCCCAAAAGAACAAAACGAAGCGAATTTAATTCCTGAGATCACTTTTGAAGGCCGGGTGTATTCAGATGAAGTTTTAAGGATAGATTATGAGCATATTCCTTTACAAACATTGGCGCTACCAGCTGGTACTAAATTGGTGAAGTTGAACATCAAGAAAAAAGGAGGGCTGGTTGGTTATATTGAAGGCGCAGGAGATGTAATTCCAGAGAGCTTGGAACAAATTGGATATAAGGTTGTTAAAATAGTCCCTGAGGAAATTGATGCTGCTGCTTTGGCAAAATTTGATGCGATCGTATTAGGGATCCGGGCATACAATACCTTGGATATCCTAAAGTTCAAACAAGGGGAGTTATTAAAATATGTTGAAAATGGTGGCACCCTGATCTCTCAATACAATACCAACCGCGGTTTGGTTCTGGATAATATAGCACCTTATAAATTGGAACTTTCCAGGGATAGGGTTACCGAAGAAGATGCAAAAGTGGAATTTTTGGATCCGCAACATCCTGTTTTAAATAGCCCAAACAAGATCACTCCAAAAGATTTTGAAAACTGGGTACAGGAACGTGGTTTGTATTTTTCAGATTCTTGGGCTCCAGAATTTACTCCGATCTTTGCAATGAAAGATACAAATGAAACTAGCAGCAAAGGAAGCTTGCTTATCGCTAAGTATGGAAAAGGCCATTATATCTATACCGGGTTAAGCTTTTTTAGACAGTTCCCAGAGGCAGTACCAGGAGCTTTTAGATTATTTGCCAACCTAATCTCAATCGGTAAATAA
- a CDS encoding Rossmann-like and DUF2520 domain-containing protein encodes MKRIVLFGTGNVATHLFEAYNNSANYKIIQVYNHASTSLQHFKDEVEITTDLDEITPADIYILALKDDILAKVSQKMKETDALVLHTAGAVSIEVLNKFKNHGVFYPLQTFSKHKKVNFTKIPICIETNTIANTIILKELASEISGKVFEISSEQRKSLHVAAVFVSNFVNFLYTEGEKICNNNQVPFEILHPLILETASKAINMGPKDAQTGPAKREDQEVINSHLEFLNEEQQNIYSLLTLSIQNLHGKEL; translated from the coding sequence ATGAAACGCATTGTACTTTTTGGGACTGGAAATGTAGCCACTCATTTATTTGAGGCGTATAATAATTCAGCTAATTATAAGATCATTCAGGTTTATAACCATGCTTCAACAAGCCTTCAACATTTTAAAGATGAAGTTGAAATTACTACAGATCTTGATGAAATCACTCCCGCCGATATCTATATTCTTGCCCTAAAAGACGATATATTGGCTAAAGTAAGTCAAAAAATGAAAGAAACGGACGCTTTGGTTTTACATACTGCGGGTGCCGTTTCTATCGAAGTACTCAATAAGTTCAAAAATCATGGGGTGTTTTACCCGCTTCAAACCTTTTCCAAGCATAAAAAAGTCAATTTTACCAAAATCCCCATCTGCATTGAAACCAACACTATTGCAAATACAATCATTCTAAAAGAATTGGCTTCAGAAATTTCAGGAAAAGTATTTGAGATCTCTTCAGAACAAAGAAAATCCCTACATGTTGCCGCGGTTTTTGTGAGCAATTTTGTAAACTTTCTATATACCGAAGGCGAAAAAATCTGTAATAACAATCAAGTCCCTTTTGAAATTTTGCATCCTTTGATACTTGAAACCGCTTCAAAAGCAATAAATATGGGCCCAAAAGACGCACAAACAGGTCCTGCAAAGAGGGAAGATCAAGAAGTTATCAATTCTCATTTAGAATTTCTGAACGAGGAACAACAAAATATATATTCACTTTTAACCTTATCTATTCAAAACCTCCATGGAAAAGAATTATAA